The genomic window CGAGGCGCTCGCGCTCGACGGCCAGCAATGCCAGTACACGGGCACGCCGCAAGAGCTCGCGAAGGTGATGGTCCTCAACACGATCCTCACCAGCGTCACCTGCGGCATCTACACGCCGTGGGCGATCGTGCGCATGAAGGAGTTCGTGCACAGCAAGGTGCTCGTCGGCGGGCAGCCGAACCGGCTGACGTTCCACGGCGACCCCGCGTCGCTGCTCGGCACGTACATCCTCGGCCTGATCCTCATGTACTGCACGCTCGGGATCTACGGTCCCTGGTTCGCGAACAACCTCTTCGCGTTCATGTGGGAGAACACGAAGCTCGACGGCCGCGGCTACCAGTTCCGCAAGGATCCGGGCGGGTTCTTCGGGACGTACCTGCTCACGGTGCTCTTCACGTACCTCTCGTGCGGCATCTACTACCCCTGGGGCATCTGCAACATCCTCAAGTGGGAGGCGGAGCGCGTCGCCTGACGCGCGCGTCCGCATGCTCGAGAGCGCCACAAAGCGGCTCCGCTTCGCGCTCCCGGCGCTCTCGATAGCCTCCCTCCTCGCCCTCCTCCCCTTCCCCACCTGCATCTTCCGCCTCGGGCTCGGGCTCCCCTGCCCCGCGTGTGGCCTCACGCGCGCGGCGCTCGCGCTCCTGCGGCTCGACCTCGCGGCGGCGACGCGCTTCCATCCGCTCGCGCTGCCGCTCGCGCTCGTCGTCGTCGCCACCGTCCTCGCCGCGCTGCGGCTCGACGACGAGGGCT from Polyangium spumosum includes these protein-coding regions:
- a CDS encoding DUF2752 domain-containing protein; amino-acid sequence: MLESATKRLRFALPALSIASLLALLPFPTCIFRLGLGLPCPACGLTRAALALLRLDLAAATRFHPLALPLALVVVATVLAALRLDDEGWKRFGRDVSGGSAVAIMVVWACRFLGLFGGPVP